A region of Uranotaenia lowii strain MFRU-FL unplaced genomic scaffold, ASM2978415v1 HiC_scaffold_1160, whole genome shotgun sequence DNA encodes the following proteins:
- the LOC129759167 gene encoding dystrobrevin beta-like, whose product MEQRVAILQDLKIQSFDSIRFASYRTACKLRYVQKSTNLHLVDIWNVIEAFRENGLNTLEHQNEVSVSRLETLVSSLYHNLNKRLPPTQQVPVDSKASLLLNWLLAAYSGDNSGKIRVFSIKVALAIMCSGKMVDKLRYIFSQISDGAGQLIHWKLGDFLREVLALPAAVFESPTFHYKEGLESEIFPVENKITVNDFMAVLMAEPGPACLVWLPLLHRLAT is encoded by the exons ATGGAACAACGGGTGGCGATACTGCAGGACCTCAAGATCCAATCGTTCGATTCCATCCGGTTTGCCTCGTACCGAACGGCCTGTAAGCTGCGCTATGTCCAAAAGTCCACAAATT TGCACCTGGTGGACATCTGGAACGTGATCGAGGCGTTCCGGGAGAATGGCCTCAACACTCTGGAGCACCAGAACGAGGTCAGCGTGAGCCGGCTGGAGACACTCGTGTCCTCGCTCTATCACAATCTGAACAAACGTCTTCCCCCCACGCAACAAGTTCCTGTCGATTCCAAAGCTAGTCTACTGCTGAATTGGCTGCTGGCAGCCTACTCCGGGGACAACTCCGGCAAGATCCGGGTATTCTCCATTAAGGTCGCCCTGGCCATCATGTGTTCGGGGAAAATGGTCGACAAGTTGAGAT ATATCTTCTCACAAATTTCCGATGGAGCGGGTCAGCTAATTCACTGGAAGTTGGGGGATTTTCTGCGGGAGGTCCTCGCACTGCCGGCGGCCGTTTTCGAATCTCCAACATTCCATTACAAAGAGGGACTAGAAAGTGAAATCTTCCCGGTCGAGAATAAAATCACCGTGAACGATTTTATGGCCGTCCTGATGGCGGAACCTGGACCAGCTTGTCTCGTTTGGTTACCCCTGCTACACCGACTTGCCACCG